In the Helicobacter cetorum MIT 99-5656 genome, ATGATTATATCTCTTATAAGCTTTTTGGTAAAAATCCTATAGGCTCAGAGCCTTTGTGGGTTAGAGAAATCAACAAGGAAGAATTTGATGGCATTTTAGAGACCACTAATAAGTGGAGTAGAGCCTTTTTAATCGCCTTTGACAAACTAGACTATTTGGCAGTCAAAGAAGCTAAGCTAGAATTAGATGCGTATAGCTTAGGCACCATTATTTTTAATTTCGCTTATCAAGTTCCTTTACCACAATTTTAATGCGATTAGATTACGCCCTTTTTAACCAAAATTTAGTGAATAGTAGAGAAAAAGCCAAGGCTTTAATTTTAAAAAAACAAGTTTTAGTCAATAAGGTAGTAATCTCTAAACCATCTTTTATGATTAAAGATAATGATGAAATTGAACTCATCGCTAAAAATCTGTTTGTCAGTAGGGCTGGGGAAAAATTAGGGGCTTTTTTAGAAACTCATAGCATAGATTTTAAAGATAAGATTATTTTAGATGTGGGAGCGAGTAAGGGGGGCTTTAGCGAAGTTTCTCTTTTAAAAGGGGCTAAAAAAGTGCTGTGCGTTGATGTGGGGAAAATGCAATTAGATGAGAGTTTAAAAGATAACAAACGCATAGAGTGTTATGAAGAATGCGATATTAGAGCCTTTAAAACGCTAGAAAAAATTGATTTACTACTTTGTGATGTGAGCTTTATTTCATTATATTGTATTTTAGAAGCGATTTTAGCTTTAAGCAGTGAGTTTTTGGTGCTTTTCAAACCACAATTTGAAGTGGGTAGGAATGTAAAACGCAATAAAAAAGGGGTTGTTATGGATACAAAAGCCATTTTTAACGCCTTAGAAAACTTTAAAAACCATTTAAGAACACAGAATATGCAAGTTTTAAATATTCAAGAAAGCTTAGTGAAAGGTAAAAACGGGAATGTTGAATTTTTTATCCATTTCAAGCGAACCTAAGATTAAAAGCCTAGCTATCGGTAAATTTGATGGCTTGCATTTAGGGCATAAGGCTCTTTTTAGAGAATTAAAAGACAAGAAAGCGCTTTTAATCATAGAAAAAGAAAATTATACTAAGGGCTATTTAACCCCCCTAAACTATCGCTCTAAACTTATTGATATGCCCTTATTTTTTGTGTTTTTAGAAAAAATTTCGCATTTGAGTGCTTTAGAATTTTTAGAGCTTTTAAAAAACAAGTTTCCACATTTAGAACGCCTAGTGGTAGGCTATGATTTTAGGTTTGGACATAAACGAGAAAACGATGCCTTATTTTTAAAAGAGCATTTCAAAGAGACGATTATTGTGCCTGAAGTGAAGATTGAAAATGTTAGCGTGCATTCTAAAATGATAAAACTAGCCTTAAATAGTGGGGACTTAATTTTAGCTAACAAACTCTTAGGTAGGCATTATGAAGTGCTTGGGGAAGTCATTAAGGGACAAGGCTTAGGGCATAGAGAATTAGTGCCTACTTTAAATTTGAAAACAAAAGATTTTATTCTTCCTAGCTTTGGAGTGTATGCAAGCTTAGCTAAGGTTGAAAATCAAATTTATAAAAGCGCGAGTTTTTTGGGCAATCGCTTAAGCACGGATAAAAACTTCGCCATAGAATGCCATGTGCTTAATAGGACAATAGAAAACCCACCCAAAGAACTCACTTTATCTTTTATTAAAAAAATAAGAGACAATATGCCCTTTAATTCTTTAGAAGAGCTTAAAAACCAAATTCAAAAAGACATTTTAATTGCCAAAGAGATTTTAGACAATTTGTGTTAAAATGAACCCTAAAAAACTTTAAAAATGGAAAAATTTATGCAATTTAGTAACACTGATTTAGAACGATTAAAGAGCATGGCCACTACACTACGCTTTTTGTGTGCGGATATGGTAGATAAGGCTAATAGTGGGCATCCGGGCGTGTGCTTGGGATTAGCTGATGTAATGGTAGTCTTAAGCTTGCATTTAAATCTCAACCCTACTAACCCTAAATGGCTTAATCGTGATAGATTAGTTTTTAGTGGGGGGCATGCAAGCGCATTAGCTTATAGTTTGTTGCATTTATGGGGTTTTAATTTAAGCCTAGAAGATTTAAAGAATTTTAGGCAATTACATTCCAAAACGCCCGGACACCCCGAATTACACCATACAGAAGGCATTGAAATCACTACAGGCCCTTTGGGGCAAGGCTTTGCTAATGCCGTAGGCTTTAGCATGGCTAGCAAATACGCTCAAAATCTCTTGAATAAAGAAGTCATTTCTCATAAGGTCTATTGTTTGTGCGGAGATGGAGATTTGCAAGAAGGCATTAGCTATGAGAGTGCTTCAATAGCAGGACATCATAACCTTGAAAACTTAATTGTGATTTATGATAGCAACCAAATTAGTATTGAAGGCTCTACTCAAATTAGCTTTAGCGAAGATGTTAAAAGGCGTTTTTTAGCCCAAAATTGGGAAGTGCTAGAATGCGATGGGCATAACTATCAGGCTATTCATAATGCTTTAGAAAAGGCTAAAAAAACCACTAAACCCACTCTTTTAATCGCTCACACAACGATTGGTAAGGGAGCTATTGGCTTAGAAGGAAGCGAAAAAACACATGGCTCACCCTTAAATAAGGAAGTTTTAAAACAATCCAAAGAAAACGCTCATTTCAATCCTAATGAAAGTTTTGTCATTGATTCAAAAGTTAAAATGCATTTTGAAGAAATAAAGGTTAGGGGCATTAGCTTAGAAGCTTTATGGGAAAAATCCTTAAGCCCTAGCATAAAAGAAAAAATTCATGCTTTAGAGAATTTTGATTTTAATACTATCAACTACCCCACTTTTAAAGAAGGCGAGAGCCTAGCTACTAGAGTGAGTAATGGAATGATTTTAAACGCTATTGCCAAAGAGTATGAAGGCTTTTTAGGGGGGAGTGCGGATTTAGCCCCTTCTAATAACACACATTTAAAACATTCTAGTGATTTTCCTTTAGGACAAAACTTGCATTTTGGCATTAGAGAGCATGCTATGGGGGCTATTACTAACGCTCTAGCGGCTTATGGCTTGTTTGTGCCATTTTGTGCGACCTTTTTTGTATTTAGCGATTATTTAATGCCTAGCATGCGTTTAAGCGCTTTGATGAAATTAAAAGCCCTTTTTATCTTTACGCATGATAGTATCGGTGTGGGCGAAGATGGAGCCACACACCAACCCATAGAGCAACTAAGCCACTTACGCTCTTTAGTTAACTTCTATGCTTTTAGACCAAGCGATGCTTTTGAAAATATCGCTTGCATGCAGGTGGCATTAAGCTTAAATGCCCCTAGTGGCTTTATTTTATCTCGCCAAAACTTGCCTGTGCTTAATGAAGTGTCTAAAGAGCAAGTTTTAAAAGGGGCGTATGTTAAAAAACACGCTCAAAACCCTGTAATTACGCTCGTTGCAAGTGGGAGCGAAGTATCTCTCGCTCTAGAGAGTGCTAAAAAATTAGAACAAGCTAATATCCAAGCTCAAGTAGTGAGTGTGCCATGCTTTGATTTACTCATAGAACAAGATGAAAGCTATTTTAAAGAGCTTTTTAAGGGTAAAGTCTTAGCGATTGAAGCGAGCCGTGGCTTAGAATGGTATCGTTTTGCTGATAAAATTATTAGCATGGATTGCTTTGGAAGCTCAGGCAAGGGCGATAAACTCTTTGAAAAATTTGGCTTTAATGTTGAAAATATTATTATTCAGGCTAAAGAATTGCTCAACGCATGAATTTAGAAAAACTTTTTTCGCAAAAAGCCCCCCTATTTGTTTTTAGCTCTACAAGGCGTTTAAAAAACTTCTATTTAGAACAAGGCGAAGGGTTTTTGGATAATGCAATGAGCATGGGGAGCTTTTTTGAACAAGCTTTTTATATTCCTAATAAAAAGAAAATTCCTAAAAGTGTGCGTCAAATTTTAATGATAGACACCATTAAAGAAATTGCTAGAGAAAAAAGCACTATGCTTGAAGGGCTTTTGCTTTTTGAAAACAGCTTTTTGGGATACTTAGAAAGCACTTCTTTTTTATTTGATTTATTTGATGAATTAAGCTCAGCTTGCATTAAACTTAATGAAATTTCTCTTAAAGACACTTACTTAGACTACGAACAGCACTTAGAAGTCTTAGAAATGATTCATCAACGCTATGTCAAAAAGCTAGAAAAACTAGGGCTTTATGACAAGATTATGCAAGAAAAACCAAAGCTTTTAGAAGAATTTTTCACTCATTTTTCATCAATTGAGTGGCATTTAGACGGCTTTATGAGCGTTTTTGAAAGACAATGTTTGCTAGAAGTCGCTCAACTAGTGCCTATTACTTTACACATCACTTGCGATAAATACAATCAAAAATTTTTAGAATTTTTAAATTTGAAATTAGAAGTAGATTGTGATTATTCTATAGATTTTAAAAGTCAAAAAATCCTTTCTGCAACCCCTAATACCAAAAAAATAGAACCACGCCTTTATGCAAACTCTAGCCCCTTAAAACAAAGTGCCTTGATTTTACAAACCATAGAAGAGTATTTGCAAAAAAATAACGACCCTAATAAAATGGCGATTATCACTCCAGATGCTGATTTTTTACCCTTTTTAAAACTCTTAGACAAGCATAATAATTTGAATTTTGCTATGGGCTTGGGGGCTAAAAATTGCCCTTATTACACAGAGCTTAAGAATGAATTAGAAAAATTAGAAGAGAATGATTTTAATAATAACTTGACCCCCTTAGTTCATTTAGAAAATCTCACGCTTTCACTTTTAGAAAAGCAAAGCTCCAAAGAACGCACCTTATTAAAAGAAACGCATTCTAAAATCATACACCATTATCATTTATTACAAGATACGCTTAAAAACTATAGCTTTAAGGATTTATTGCGTTTGTATTTGCAAGAATTTGAAGAGAATTATCGCCTAGATGATTCTAGTGGGGGTAAGGTGTGCGTTATGGATACCCTAGAGACAAGGGGCATGCATTTTGAAAAAATCGTTATCGCTAATTTTAATGAAACTAATGTGCCTAATCTTAAAGATTGCGACTTGTTTTTAAACTCTAATTTGAGAAAATCGCTCGGCTTACCTACCTTATTAGATAAGAAAAACTTGCAAAAACACTACTACTACCAGCTCTTTAAAAATTCTAAAGAAATTGTGCTTTCTTATATAGAGAGCGAAACTTCAAAAGTCTCTAACATGCTTTTAGAACTAGATTTAGACTTAGAGCCTATAAGAGACGCTTACACGCTTTTTGCAAAAAGCACGCTTAAAGCCTACCAAGAAGAAGAAATCATTGACACCATTTCTGAAAAATTTTGCTTTAGTGCTAGCTCGCTAAACACTTTTTTAACTTGCAAGCGTCAATTCTACTACCATTATATCAAGCAATTTAGAGAAAGCCCCAAAGAAGAAACTAATAGTGCTGTAGGTAGTTTGCTCCATGAATTGCTAAAAATGGCTTATGAAGACAACAAAAACCCCCATTTATTAGAAGAAAGGCTTACTCAGCTCTTAGAAAAAAAAGAAAATATTACCCAAAAAGAGCGTTTAGACACTCTTGTAGCCATTAAAAAAATCCAAGCCTTTTATGCTAACGAGCAACAACGCTTTAGCGAAAAAATCAATATCCTTGAGCTTGAAAAGGGCTTTGAAACCACTATTAATAACATTACTTTCAAAGGACGCATAGATAGAATTGATAAAGATAATCATCATAACACCCTTTTATTAGACTATAAATTCAAATCCAAAGTAGAACCAAGCATGATTAAAACTTCCATAGATGAAATGCTTGAAACTTGCACGGATTATCAAATGGCTATTTATGCGTTCGCTCTTAAAAATCTAGGCTATCAAGAGCCTATAAAAGCGTTCTTTTATGATTTAAGAAAAGGCGAGTTAGTGGAAGAAGAAGAGCTTATCTTAAAGGCTAAAATGAATCATTTAGAGCATGTTCTTATCCCCCTACTCAAGCAAGAAATTGATTTTTCTAAGACTTTAGAAACTAAAGCTTGTGATTTTTGCTCTTTTAAAGATATGTGTAATAGATGAAATCTAAAAAACTTTACTTAACTTTAGTAATAGGTGCGATTTTAGTGTTTCTAACCCTGTCTTCATGGCTAGGCAATAGCGGATTAGTGGGGCGTTTTGGGGTGTGGTTTGCTACGCTTAATAAAGAATATTTTGGGTATTTTTCATTCATTAATTTACCCTACTTAGCGTTCGTTTTGCTTCTTTTATCCAAGACTAAAAACCCCCCTACAGAAATCGTTTTGGAAAAAACTTTGGGGCATTTGTTAGGGGGTTTATCCCTATTGCTCTTACAATCTAGTTTTTTTAATGAAGGCGAAATCGGTAATAGCGTGTGCTTATTTTTACGCCCCCTTATAGGCAATTTTGGGCTTTATGCTCTCATCATACTTATGGCACTCATAGCTTATTTAATCCTTTTTAAATTACCGCCTAAAAACGCCCTTTTGTCTCCAAAACTACAAAATTTTTTCAAACAAGTTTATAAGCAATGCCTACAAGCCTTTAGCCCTAGCAAACACCCAAAAGAAAGCCTTGAAAAGACTTTGAATAAACAAGATAATACATTGCAAGAATCCCTAAAAGAGCTAGAAAACCAAGAATTAGAAAGTAGTCCTAAAGAAAGCAATGAAACCCTTCTAGCTATTCCTACTCCCTATAATAGCACTTTAAACAACATAGAAGCCCCCAAAGGCTTGGTTCAAATCTCTTCGCACACTCCCACTAACTACACTATTTATCCCAAGAGAAACAAGCTTGATGATTTATCTAGCCCTACTCAATCAGAACTAGAAAGCCCGCTTCAAAAAACTCTAACAGAACATAAAGAAATCAAACAAGAAGTTCAAGAAATAGAGCCTGCACACAAAAAAGAAACCCCTACCCCTATATCTACGCCCATAACAGAAGATAACAACAAGGTAGAAAGCCCTAGCAAAGAAAATCCAAATTGCCCCACAAACACCCCACAAGAAAGAAAACAAGAGAGTCCACAAGAAGAAACACCAAAGCAACCCAGACTAGAAGAAAATGCCCTAGACTTTAGCAAGATAACCCCCATAAGCCACAACACCAAGAAACCCATTGTGATTAAAGAATTGAGCGAAAATAAAGAAATGCTAGATGAATTAGAGTATGGCGAAGTGGAAAAGCCCAAAAATTATGAGCTTCCTACGACACAATTATTGAATGAAGTTTGTTTAAAAGACACTTCTTTAGATGAAAACGAAATTGACCAAAAAATCCAAGACTTATTAAGCAAGCTTCGCACTTTTAAAATTGATGGCGATATTATCCGCACCTATTCAGGCCCTATTGTTACGACCTTTGAGTTTCGCCCAGCCCCTAATGTGAAAGTGAGTCGTATTTTAGGCTTGAGCGATGATTTAGCGATGACTTTGTGTGCGGAATCTATTCGTATCCAAGCCCCTATTAAGGGCAAAGATGTAGTCGGCATTGAGATTCCTAACTCTCAAAGCCAAATCATTTATCTAAGAGAGATTTTAGAGAGCGAATTGTTTCAAAAATCTAGCTCGCCTTTAACCCTAGCTTTAGGCAAAGACATTGTGGGTAACCCTTTCATCACGGATTTAAAAAAGCTCCCCCACCTACTTATTGCCGGCACTACAGGAAGTGGTAAAAGCGTGGGTGTGAATGCGATGATTTTATCCTTGCTCTATAAAAACCCCCCTGAGCAATTAAAGCTTGTGATGATAGACCCCAAAATGGTAGAATTTAGCATTTATGCGGATATTCCGCATTTACTCACTCCCATTATCACTGACCCCAAAAAAGCTATAGGAGCTTTGCAAAGCGTGGCTAAAGAAATGGAACGCAGATATTCTTTAATGAGTGAATACAAGGTTAAAACCATAGATTCTTATAACGAACAGGCCAAAAATAATGGCGTTGAAGCGTTCCCTTATTTAATTGTAGTGATTGATGAATTAGCGGATTTAATGATGACAGGGGGTAAGGAAGCGGAGTTTCCCATTGCACGAATTGCACAAATGGGGCGAGCGAGTGGCTTGCACTTAATTGTAGCCACCCAACGCCCAAGCGTAGATGTCGTAACCGGTTTGATTAAAACCAATTTACCCTCAAGAGTGAGTTTTAGAGTTGGCACTAAAATTGATTCTAAAGTGATTTTAGACACTGATGGAGCTCAGAGTTTGTTAGGAAGGGGCGATATGCTCTTTACCCCCCCAGGCGTAAATGGATTAGTGCGTTTGCATGCCCCCTTTGCTACTGAAAATGAAATCAAAAGAATCGTAGATTTTATTAAGGCTCAAAAAGAAGTAGAATACGACAAAGATTTTCTACTAGAAGAATCACGCATGCCTTTAAATGTGTCTAGTAATCAAAGCGATGATATTTTAGAAAGAGCTAAAGCGGTGATTTTAGAAAAAAAGATTACCTCTACAAGCTTTTTACAACGCCAATTAAAAATCGGCTATAACCAGGCCGCCACCATTACTGATGAATTAGAAGCTCAAGGCTTTTTATCTCCAAGAAACGCTAAGGGGAACAGAGAAATTTTACAAAACTCTTAAAATGATTTCTTAAAGTTACCACCAAAAACACTTACTTAAATCTATCAGCAAGGATTATACATGTATCCTATCAGTAGTAGTAGAATCACCCAAACAAATACCAAGGATAGCCCATGAACACTCATTTGCAAGAGCAAGCCACTAAAAAACCCCTAAAGTCTCTCTTAGCGGCTAGTTCGGGGAATTTAGTGGAATGGTATGACTTTTATATTTATGCATTCCTTGCCCCTTATTTCGCCAAAGAATTTACGCAAACAAACGACCCTACCTTATCGCTCATATCAGCTTTTTTAGTTTTTATGTTAGGGTTCTTTATGCGACCTTTAGGGAGCTTATTTTTTGGTAAATTAGGCGATAAGAAAGGGCGTAAGACTTCAATGGTTTGCTCTATAATCCTTATGGCATTAGGCTCTTTTATGCTCGCCTTACTACCCACTAAAGAAATCGTTGGAGAATGGGCGTTTTTATTCTTGCTTTTTGCAAGGCTTTTACAAGGCTTTAGTGTAGGGGGAGAATATGGCGTAGTAGCAACTTATCTCTCTGAACTTGGTAAAAATGGTAAAAAAGGTTTTTATGGGTCTTTTCAGTATGTAACTTTGGTTGGGGGACAGCTCTTGGCTATTTTTTCACTCTTTATCGTTGAAAATATTTACACCCATGAACAAATCAGTGAATTTGCTTGGCGTTATTTATTTGGCTTAGGGGGAATATTAGCTTTGCTCTCACTCTTTTTAAGAAACACTATGGAAGAAACCCTAGAGAGCAAAGAAACCC is a window encoding:
- a CDS encoding bifunctional riboflavin kinase/FAD synthetase; protein product: MLNFLSISSEPKIKSLAIGKFDGLHLGHKALFRELKDKKALLIIEKENYTKGYLTPLNYRSKLIDMPLFFVFLEKISHLSALEFLELLKNKFPHLERLVVGYDFRFGHKRENDALFLKEHFKETIIVPEVKIENVSVHSKMIKLALNSGDLILANKLLGRHYEVLGEVIKGQGLGHRELVPTLNLKTKDFILPSFGVYASLAKVENQIYKSASFLGNRLSTDKNFAIECHVLNRTIENPPKELTLSFIKKIRDNMPFNSLEELKNQIQKDILIAKEILDNLC
- a CDS encoding MFS transporter, whose amino-acid sequence is MNTHLQEQATKKPLKSLLAASSGNLVEWYDFYIYAFLAPYFAKEFTQTNDPTLSLISAFLVFMLGFFMRPLGSLFFGKLGDKKGRKTSMVCSIILMALGSFMLALLPTKEIVGEWAFLFLLFARLLQGFSVGGEYGVVATYLSELGKNGKKGFYGSFQYVTLVGGQLLAIFSLFIVENIYTHEQISEFAWRYLFGLGGILALLSLFLRNTMEETLESKETHKKSHRGSLKELLNHKKALMLVLGITMGGSLCFYTFTIYLKIFLTNSSSFSAKESSFIMLLALTYFILLQPLCGTLADKIKRPKMLMVFGIMGLIVTPIVFYGIKNATHIYEALLYEMLALTAMSFYTCIAGVIKAELFPSYVRALGVGLAYAIANALFGGSASYVALQFKQHGFEEGFVGYVMFSMLIFIVMVILFPKKTYMN
- a CDS encoding PD-(D/E)XK nuclease family protein: MNLEKLFSQKAPLFVFSSTRRLKNFYLEQGEGFLDNAMSMGSFFEQAFYIPNKKKIPKSVRQILMIDTIKEIAREKSTMLEGLLLFENSFLGYLESTSFLFDLFDELSSACIKLNEISLKDTYLDYEQHLEVLEMIHQRYVKKLEKLGLYDKIMQEKPKLLEEFFTHFSSIEWHLDGFMSVFERQCLLEVAQLVPITLHITCDKYNQKFLEFLNLKLEVDCDYSIDFKSQKILSATPNTKKIEPRLYANSSPLKQSALILQTIEEYLQKNNDPNKMAIITPDADFLPFLKLLDKHNNLNFAMGLGAKNCPYYTELKNELEKLEENDFNNNLTPLVHLENLTLSLLEKQSSKERTLLKETHSKIIHHYHLLQDTLKNYSFKDLLRLYLQEFEENYRLDDSSGGKVCVMDTLETRGMHFEKIVIANFNETNVPNLKDCDLFLNSNLRKSLGLPTLLDKKNLQKHYYYQLFKNSKEIVLSYIESETSKVSNMLLELDLDLEPIRDAYTLFAKSTLKAYQEEEIIDTISEKFCFSASSLNTFLTCKRQFYYHYIKQFRESPKEETNSAVGSLLHELLKMAYEDNKNPHLLEERLTQLLEKKENITQKERLDTLVAIKKIQAFYANEQQRFSEKINILELEKGFETTINNITFKGRIDRIDKDNHHNTLLLDYKFKSKVEPSMIKTSIDEMLETCTDYQMAIYAFALKNLGYQEPIKAFFYDLRKGELVEEEELILKAKMNHLEHVLIPLLKQEIDFSKTLETKACDFCSFKDMCNR
- a CDS encoding DNA translocase FtsK, with amino-acid sequence MKSKKLYLTLVIGAILVFLTLSSWLGNSGLVGRFGVWFATLNKEYFGYFSFINLPYLAFVLLLLSKTKNPPTEIVLEKTLGHLLGGLSLLLLQSSFFNEGEIGNSVCLFLRPLIGNFGLYALIILMALIAYLILFKLPPKNALLSPKLQNFFKQVYKQCLQAFSPSKHPKESLEKTLNKQDNTLQESLKELENQELESSPKESNETLLAIPTPYNSTLNNIEAPKGLVQISSHTPTNYTIYPKRNKLDDLSSPTQSELESPLQKTLTEHKEIKQEVQEIEPAHKKETPTPISTPITEDNNKVESPSKENPNCPTNTPQERKQESPQEETPKQPRLEENALDFSKITPISHNTKKPIVIKELSENKEMLDELEYGEVEKPKNYELPTTQLLNEVCLKDTSLDENEIDQKIQDLLSKLRTFKIDGDIIRTYSGPIVTTFEFRPAPNVKVSRILGLSDDLAMTLCAESIRIQAPIKGKDVVGIEIPNSQSQIIYLREILESELFQKSSSPLTLALGKDIVGNPFITDLKKLPHLLIAGTTGSGKSVGVNAMILSLLYKNPPEQLKLVMIDPKMVEFSIYADIPHLLTPIITDPKKAIGALQSVAKEMERRYSLMSEYKVKTIDSYNEQAKNNGVEAFPYLIVVIDELADLMMTGGKEAEFPIARIAQMGRASGLHLIVATQRPSVDVVTGLIKTNLPSRVSFRVGTKIDSKVILDTDGAQSLLGRGDMLFTPPGVNGLVRLHAPFATENEIKRIVDFIKAQKEVEYDKDFLLEESRMPLNVSSNQSDDILERAKAVILEKKITSTSFLQRQLKIGYNQAATITDELEAQGFLSPRNAKGNREILQNS
- the tkt gene encoding transketolase, whose protein sequence is MQFSNTDLERLKSMATTLRFLCADMVDKANSGHPGVCLGLADVMVVLSLHLNLNPTNPKWLNRDRLVFSGGHASALAYSLLHLWGFNLSLEDLKNFRQLHSKTPGHPELHHTEGIEITTGPLGQGFANAVGFSMASKYAQNLLNKEVISHKVYCLCGDGDLQEGISYESASIAGHHNLENLIVIYDSNQISIEGSTQISFSEDVKRRFLAQNWEVLECDGHNYQAIHNALEKAKKTTKPTLLIAHTTIGKGAIGLEGSEKTHGSPLNKEVLKQSKENAHFNPNESFVIDSKVKMHFEEIKVRGISLEALWEKSLSPSIKEKIHALENFDFNTINYPTFKEGESLATRVSNGMILNAIAKEYEGFLGGSADLAPSNNTHLKHSSDFPLGQNLHFGIREHAMGAITNALAAYGLFVPFCATFFVFSDYLMPSMRLSALMKLKALFIFTHDSIGVGEDGATHQPIEQLSHLRSLVNFYAFRPSDAFENIACMQVALSLNAPSGFILSRQNLPVLNEVSKEQVLKGAYVKKHAQNPVITLVASGSEVSLALESAKKLEQANIQAQVVSVPCFDLLIEQDESYFKELFKGKVLAIEASRGLEWYRFADKIISMDCFGSSGKGDKLFEKFGFNVENIIIQAKELLNA
- a CDS encoding TlyA family RNA methyltransferase; translation: MRLDYALFNQNLVNSREKAKALILKKQVLVNKVVISKPSFMIKDNDEIELIAKNLFVSRAGEKLGAFLETHSIDFKDKIILDVGASKGGFSEVSLLKGAKKVLCVDVGKMQLDESLKDNKRIECYEECDIRAFKTLEKIDLLLCDVSFISLYCILEAILALSSEFLVLFKPQFEVGRNVKRNKKGVVMDTKAIFNALENFKNHLRTQNMQVLNIQESLVKGKNGNVEFFIHFKRT